A single genomic interval of uncultured Desulfobacter sp. harbors:
- a CDS encoding chemotaxis protein CheA, which produces MPYETIISTTESLIKRLDPNVSDKAPEMEITKKTGDDVQNSEYSALEAKLNELSILIAGFCPGEIPDLGLMLNTLDDLINISKGIDPTTFYDMSKRCKKYVENMTLKDLDDTKPLEEGIALLKSILCYLKKGEAFAFDYLDVLEMLEENLSGDVKEQIEQVEKKDADYKIQNAPEKISDDDMEILTDFISEAEENLDTIEVSLIELEHDPVNTDIINDIFRPFHTIKGVSGFLSLTKINKLAHATENLLDSARSGDFIISHTVTDIILASVDTLKTLLNRVKQGIQTGYRESDDDIDVDSLRSRLKQLQISLTKGKKEPLGEILVRKKELNQSDLDQALEIQNKNSEKKLGEILVEEKKVEPKQVASALMEQSPVKKKMDVQVKVSTQKLDDLVDYAGELVIAQSMLRQQTQKDALVSKTVSQLGQIVNNMQNIAMSMRMIPIKATFMKMIRLVRDLSRKSGKEIHLSMTGEDTEIDRNVVDALYEPMVHMIRNACDHGIEATSERSKAGKPAQGNIHLCAYHKGGNIVIEIEDDGKGLDKDKILEKAKSTGLIKGDEQMSDSQVFNLIMQPGFSTAKEITDISGRGVGMDVVKDGIEKFRGHLNIESKKGNGTKFMISLPLTLAIIDGMLIGVDDERYVIPTIAIQKAFKPGPDEYFTVEGKGEMVKDRGSLIPLIRLNEIYRTSNNKKSIDACLVVVVESKEEKRAILIDELLGKDEYVIKSLGHSMDDIQSIAGGAILADGKVGLILDVDGIFSIVSQK; this is translated from the coding sequence ATGCCTTATGAAACCATAATATCAACTACGGAAAGTTTAATAAAACGTCTCGATCCAAACGTATCAGACAAGGCGCCTGAGATGGAAATCACAAAAAAAACGGGTGATGATGTACAGAATAGTGAATATAGCGCACTAGAGGCAAAGCTAAATGAGCTGTCTATACTGATTGCCGGTTTTTGCCCAGGTGAAATTCCTGATCTGGGACTAATGCTTAACACCCTTGATGATCTGATCAATATTTCTAAAGGCATTGATCCTACAACTTTTTATGACATGTCAAAACGCTGCAAAAAGTATGTAGAGAACATGACGCTTAAAGACCTTGACGACACAAAACCGCTTGAAGAGGGCATTGCCCTGTTAAAATCCATATTGTGTTATTTAAAAAAAGGGGAAGCATTTGCATTTGATTATTTAGATGTTCTTGAGATGCTGGAAGAAAATTTATCAGGAGATGTTAAAGAACAAATAGAGCAAGTCGAAAAGAAAGATGCCGATTATAAGATTCAAAACGCACCTGAAAAAATTTCTGATGATGACATGGAAATCCTCACTGATTTTATTTCAGAGGCGGAAGAGAATCTGGATACGATTGAGGTATCCTTGATTGAACTGGAACATGATCCCGTAAATACAGATATTATCAATGATATATTCCGGCCGTTCCATACAATAAAAGGGGTTTCCGGGTTTTTATCCCTGACTAAAATTAACAAGCTTGCCCACGCAACCGAAAATTTGTTAGACAGTGCCCGAAGTGGTGATTTTATCATCAGCCATACGGTCACAGATATTATTCTGGCGTCTGTAGATACCCTTAAAACGCTTCTTAACAGGGTAAAGCAGGGCATTCAGACAGGCTACAGAGAGTCGGATGATGATATTGATGTCGATTCTTTAAGGAGCCGGCTTAAGCAACTTCAGATATCACTTACCAAAGGAAAAAAAGAGCCTTTGGGGGAAATCCTCGTCCGTAAAAAAGAGCTGAATCAATCCGACCTTGATCAGGCGCTCGAGATTCAAAATAAAAATTCGGAGAAAAAACTCGGGGAGATTCTGGTTGAAGAGAAAAAGGTGGAACCTAAACAGGTTGCCTCAGCCTTGATGGAGCAGTCTCCCGTTAAAAAGAAAATGGATGTGCAAGTAAAGGTCAGCACCCAAAAACTGGATGACCTCGTGGATTATGCAGGCGAACTTGTTATTGCGCAATCCATGCTCCGACAGCAGACTCAAAAGGATGCCCTTGTTAGTAAGACTGTTTCCCAATTGGGACAGATCGTAAACAATATGCAGAATATTGCCATGTCCATGCGTATGATCCCGATTAAGGCAACATTTATGAAGATGATCCGTCTGGTCCGCGATCTTTCCCGAAAATCCGGTAAAGAGATCCATTTATCCATGACAGGGGAAGATACTGAGATTGACAGAAATGTTGTAGATGCCCTTTATGAGCCTATGGTGCATATGATCAGGAATGCCTGCGACCATGGGATTGAAGCAACATCAGAACGATCCAAAGCAGGCAAGCCTGCCCAGGGCAATATACATCTTTGCGCCTATCATAAAGGCGGGAATATTGTCATTGAAATTGAAGACGACGGCAAAGGCCTGGACAAAGATAAAATATTGGAAAAAGCCAAATCAACCGGACTGATTAAAGGCGATGAGCAAATGAGCGATTCCCAGGTTTTTAATCTGATCATGCAGCCGGGATTCTCCACGGCAAAAGAGATAACAGACATATCCGGTCGCGGGGTAGGCATGGACGTGGTTAAAGATGGTATTGAAAAATTTCGCGGTCATCTTAACATTGAGTCAAAAAAAGGAAACGGCACTAAATTCATGATCAGCCTGCCGCTGACACTTGCGATCATTGATGGTATGCTGATCGGCGTGGATGATGAAAGATATGTCATCCCCACCATTGCTATTCAGAAAGCGTTCAAACCAGGGCCGGACGAGTATTTTACTGTAGAAGGTAAAGGCGAAATGGTTAAAGATCGTGGCAGTCTAATCCCTCTAATACGATTGAATGAGATTTACAGGACCAGTAACAACAAAAAATCCATAGACGCGTGTTTGGTCGTGGTGGTTGAATCAAAAGAGGAAAAAAGAGCAATTTTGATAGATGAGCTTCTGGGTAAAGATGAGTACGTCATCAAAAGTCTGGGCCACAGTATGGACGATATTCAAAGTATAGCCGGCGGTGCGATTCTGGCTGACGGAAAAGTGGGGCTGATTTTAGATGTAGACGGCATTTTTTCCATTGTTTCTCAAAAATGA
- a CDS encoding chemotaxis response regulator protein-glutamate methylesterase, which yields MANNIKVLVVDDSAVVRKVFKTQLNKQKGITVIDTAPDPYVARDKIVKLNPDVITLDVEMPRMDGITFLKKLMKHYPLPVIIVSSLTTKGSKLAMEALSNGALEVISKPNAAYSVGDMSVQLAEKIRAVHGAKLKKRAVDNQLKASIGKPSLSLAETTNKIIAIGASTGGTEAIKKVLTSMPQNSPGMVVVQHMPAQFTTSFAERLNELCQVNVKEARNGDTVTNGDVLIAPGNYHMLLKRSGARYYVEVKTGPLIHYQRPAVDILFRSVARYAGANALGILLTGMGKDGAQGLLEMKKAGAVTIAQDEASSVVYGMPKEAKQIGAVDYVEDILNIAGRTCSVLQKLFAGI from the coding sequence ATGGCTAACAATATCAAGGTACTGGTGGTGGATGATTCTGCAGTTGTGAGGAAAGTATTCAAAACGCAGTTAAATAAACAAAAAGGAATAACTGTTATTGATACGGCACCAGATCCCTACGTAGCCCGAGATAAAATTGTAAAGTTGAATCCTGATGTTATCACTCTTGACGTAGAAATGCCCCGCATGGACGGCATTACGTTCTTGAAAAAGCTGATGAAACATTATCCACTTCCGGTGATCATCGTTAGTTCTTTAACAACAAAAGGCAGTAAGCTTGCCATGGAAGCCTTGTCGAATGGTGCATTGGAGGTGATTTCCAAGCCCAATGCGGCTTATTCAGTCGGTGATATGAGTGTGCAGCTTGCAGAAAAGATTCGGGCAGTTCATGGTGCAAAATTAAAAAAACGAGCGGTGGATAACCAATTGAAAGCGTCTATTGGTAAACCATCCCTATCACTGGCGGAAACAACAAACAAAATCATTGCTATTGGCGCATCCACTGGTGGAACCGAAGCGATTAAAAAAGTATTGACCTCAATGCCGCAAAATTCTCCCGGTATGGTCGTGGTGCAACATATGCCTGCCCAATTTACCACCTCGTTTGCAGAACGTTTAAATGAACTGTGTCAGGTGAACGTCAAAGAGGCCCGGAACGGAGATACGGTAACAAACGGAGATGTCCTTATCGCCCCAGGTAATTATCACATGCTCTTAAAAAGAAGCGGCGCCCGATATTACGTGGAGGTTAAAACCGGTCCACTTATCCATTATCAGAGACCGGCGGTTGATATCCTGTTTCGATCCGTTGCAAGGTATGCCGGCGCAAATGCATTGGGTATCCTTTTGACCGGTATGGGAAAAGATGGGGCCCAAGGTTTGCTGGAGATGAAAAAAGCAGGTGCCGTAACAATTGCCCAGGATGAGGCTTCCAGTGTTGTGTATGGGATGCCCAAAGAGGCCAAGCAGATTGGAGCGGTTGATTATGTTGAAGATATTTTAAACATTGCTGGTCGAACATGCTCGGTTTTGCAGAAATTATTTGCAGGAATTTAA
- a CDS encoding ATP-binding protein, which produces MINNKHKVDTMVIYISAMLFGLVLWILDVLTNYFFFPSEGQTFWGLAVYGVSPKDLFFRSFCVTAALLMGIVMDRLNRSRMKLQERLDHHNRVLTAIRNVNQLIVGEKDPDHLLNKACSLLVEPHGFHNAWITLTVDGQPKEPFYHAGFNGGFTSMAERLLAGDIPVCAKAMHMSGNIQVKENPSGHCKGCPLIDLYSGRAGLCVGLNHADRHFGWLSLSCSIEFAHSPEEQDLIKEVAGDIAFALWAIENENHRKTVERQYADVLAASVDAVVATDMDDRITVFNPSAEKMFSCESEEALGSSITRFCPEDRLAEREKMMRRLHETGEVTGYESERVTADGRRIWVEFSKSLSRDNLGRPQGINSILRDISKRKKMEKRVQQVQKMESIGSLAGGIAHDFNNILFPIVGFSQMLMEDFSEDSTEYQNAGEILTAATRASELVRQILSFSRQSEDKSIPIRFQSILKEVLKLCRSTLPSNIKIHQEINSQCGFILANPTELHQIAMNLMTNAYHAITPDHGEISLRLCEKEFRQEDIPAFSLEPGRYVMLTVSDTGKGIDPDIIHRIFDPYFTTKETGKGTGLGLSVVHGIVRAHGGEIKVYSELGQGTTFNVYLPLMEKSVDIPTEKKMKISPMGNEHILLVDDEEPIVQMEKTILERLGYGVTSRTGSVEALEVFKAKADAFDLVITDMTMPNMTGDQLAKELLAVNPDIPIIILTGFSERINKDTIETIGIKGLLMKPVVTSDMALEIRRVLDGSQSVA; this is translated from the coding sequence ATGATTAATAATAAACATAAAGTTGATACCATGGTTATATATATCAGTGCCATGCTGTTCGGCCTGGTTTTGTGGATCCTGGATGTTCTGACGAATTACTTTTTTTTCCCCAGTGAGGGACAAACCTTCTGGGGTCTTGCAGTGTATGGCGTAAGCCCAAAAGATCTGTTTTTTCGATCCTTTTGCGTAACAGCGGCTCTGCTTATGGGGATCGTGATGGATCGCTTGAACCGTAGCCGCATGAAACTGCAAGAGCGCCTCGACCACCATAACCGTGTGCTGACAGCCATCCGTAACGTCAACCAGCTCATTGTCGGAGAAAAGGATCCGGACCACCTTTTGAATAAAGCCTGCTCCCTGCTGGTGGAACCCCACGGCTTTCATAACGCATGGATCACGCTGACAGTGGACGGGCAGCCAAAGGAACCATTTTATCATGCGGGGTTTAACGGCGGATTTACCTCCATGGCCGAACGTCTGCTCGCCGGGGATATACCGGTCTGCGCCAAAGCGATGCACATGTCCGGCAATATTCAGGTAAAAGAAAATCCGTCAGGCCATTGCAAGGGCTGTCCGCTGATTGATCTTTATTCCGGCCGGGCCGGGTTGTGTGTGGGGCTGAATCATGCTGACAGGCATTTTGGCTGGCTCAGCCTGTCCTGCTCCATCGAATTTGCCCACAGCCCCGAAGAACAGGACCTCATAAAGGAAGTGGCCGGCGACATTGCCTTTGCTCTATGGGCCATTGAAAACGAAAATCACCGTAAAACCGTTGAACGTCAATACGCAGACGTATTAGCCGCATCTGTTGATGCGGTGGTGGCCACTGATATGGATGACAGGATCACGGTGTTTAACCCGAGCGCGGAAAAAATGTTTAGCTGTGAGTCAGAAGAGGCCCTGGGTTCGTCCATCACACGCTTTTGCCCTGAAGACCGCCTGGCAGAACGGGAAAAAATGATGCGCCGTTTGCATGAAACCGGAGAAGTAACCGGTTATGAGTCCGAAAGGGTGACTGCCGACGGCCGACGGATATGGGTGGAATTCTCAAAGAGCCTGAGCCGAGACAATCTGGGCCGGCCACAGGGAATCAATTCTATTTTAAGGGATATCAGTAAACGAAAAAAAATGGAAAAGAGGGTGCAGCAAGTCCAGAAAATGGAATCCATCGGTTCTCTGGCCGGCGGTATTGCCCATGATTTTAACAATATTCTTTTTCCGATTGTCGGTTTTTCACAAATGCTGATGGAAGACTTTTCTGAAGACAGCACCGAATATCAAAATGCCGGGGAAATTCTAACGGCAGCCACGAGGGCTAGCGAGCTTGTCAGGCAAATTCTTTCTTTTAGCCGTCAATCCGAAGACAAAAGCATACCGATCCGATTTCAAAGTATTCTAAAAGAGGTGTTGAAGCTCTGCCGGTCAACTCTCCCAAGCAATATAAAAATCCATCAGGAGATCAATTCTCAATGCGGTTTTATACTGGCGAACCCAACAGAACTGCACCAGATCGCCATGAATCTGATGACCAATGCCTATCATGCCATCACGCCGGACCATGGAGAAATATCATTAAGGCTTTGTGAAAAAGAATTCCGTCAGGAAGATATCCCGGCCTTTTCACTTGAACCCGGCCGATACGTGATGCTAACCGTTTCTGATACGGGTAAAGGGATTGATCCTGATATCATACATAGAATATTTGATCCGTACTTTACCACCAAGGAAACGGGTAAAGGTACCGGATTAGGCCTTTCTGTTGTTCACGGAATTGTCCGTGCGCATGGCGGTGAGATAAAAGTGTACAGTGAACTTGGACAAGGAACGACGTTTAATGTTTATCTTCCTTTGATGGAAAAATCGGTTGACATACCAACCGAAAAAAAGATGAAAATCAGCCCGATGGGCAATGAACATATTCTTTTGGTTGATGACGAAGAACCGATTGTTCAGATGGAGAAAACCATACTTGAACGGCTTGGCTATGGCGTAACATCCCGTACAGGAAGTGTTGAAGCTCTGGAAGTGTTCAAGGCAAAAGCCGACGCATTTGACCTGGTTATCACGGACATGACCATGCCCAATATGACCGGTGATCAACTGGCAAAAGAATTGTTAGCCGTTAACCCGGATATCCCTATCATCATACTTACCGGTTTCAGTGAAAGGATCAACAAAGATACAATAGAGACCATAGGGATAAAAGGACTCCTCATGAAACCTGTTGTGACATCTGATATGGCGCTGGAAATACGAAGGGTCTTAGATGGAAGTCAAAGCGTTGCTTAG
- a CDS encoding methyl-accepting chemotaxis protein, with protein MRNLSLGIKISAGFGLLILIAIALGGMAVWKMNTVKTQSVMLADEYVPEVEMAMELRGAVNRLMFEMRGYGFTEDDAFYQKVQAEMAAVEKALEAGRHLDENTVNLKKLKGELAEATKGFHDYEALIEQTVATSAEMAKNRGMLDQSAVKYMTNSNAFLDSQNEQFKTDLAERQQKIAYVSQLLDIGTKVRVMNYKAQADNKPDMINAAADKLDSAFTTLENLSSITRDEADIRRIDATRSAGKNYQDALKAFVPVFRKGLLADQDALARLKAKMDKNAALYVNNCNEFLKGQQEKLSREMLERQNKITLVNDVINLGNDSRIGAFKAQALRSPAVMKTAMENFSKVNDKLEALKAVTHSAKNLKEIEAIRQAGTTYKAAMSDFLTNWTRRQEIGRQRGEASEVAIAACIAMADAGMSATNSIADGAVASLGNASMVMTIGLIAALIVGCLIAFFITRGITVPVNRIIAGLNEGANQVASASTQVSSSSQSMAEGASQQAASIEETSSSMEEMSSMTKKNSENASHADHLMKEANQVVKTANNSMDDLNLSMSEISKASEETSKIIKTIDEIAFQTNLLALNAAVEAARAGEAGAGFAVVADEVRNLAMRAAEAAKNTATLIEDTVKKVNQGSELVSTTNEAFSKVAQSSGKVGEIVTEISEASNEQANGIEQVNLAITEMDKVVQQNAANAEESASASEEMNAQAEQLKEYVGDLVLLVKGSSGQNASIAGRTHIKAIASSPNPIPGPRKQVPAQASFKEVRPDQVIPLDDDDFTDF; from the coding sequence ATGAGAAATTTGAGTTTAGGAATTAAAATATCCGCGGGGTTTGGACTGTTGATCCTTATTGCCATTGCGCTTGGCGGGATGGCGGTCTGGAAGATGAATACGGTTAAAACACAGAGTGTCATGCTGGCTGACGAGTACGTACCTGAAGTGGAGATGGCCATGGAGCTCAGGGGGGCCGTAAACCGGCTGATGTTTGAAATGCGGGGGTATGGATTTACCGAGGACGACGCGTTCTATCAAAAAGTCCAGGCAGAGATGGCGGCTGTGGAAAAAGCATTGGAAGCGGGAAGGCATCTGGATGAAAACACAGTCAATCTTAAAAAGCTCAAGGGCGAGTTGGCCGAGGCGACCAAAGGCTTTCACGATTATGAGGCATTAATCGAACAAACTGTGGCCACGAGTGCCGAAATGGCAAAGAACCGTGGGATGCTGGATCAATCCGCAGTCAAATACATGACCAACAGCAATGCCTTTCTGGACAGTCAAAACGAGCAATTTAAAACAGACTTGGCCGAACGGCAGCAGAAAATCGCCTATGTGAGCCAATTGCTTGACATCGGTACTAAGGTCCGGGTGATGAACTACAAAGCCCAGGCCGATAATAAACCAGACATGATTAATGCGGCGGCTGACAAACTGGACAGTGCCTTCACGACCCTGGAGAACCTTAGTTCCATCACCCGGGATGAAGCAGACATCCGGCGCATTGATGCCACCAGATCCGCCGGTAAGAACTACCAGGATGCCCTGAAGGCCTTTGTTCCGGTATTCAGAAAGGGTCTGCTGGCGGACCAGGATGCATTGGCCCGGCTCAAAGCCAAAATGGACAAAAATGCAGCGCTCTATGTGAATAACTGTAATGAATTTCTCAAAGGGCAGCAGGAAAAATTAAGCCGGGAAATGCTGGAGCGGCAGAATAAAATAACCCTGGTGAATGATGTGATCAATTTGGGAAATGATTCGCGTATCGGTGCATTTAAGGCCCAGGCTCTGAGAAGCCCGGCAGTGATGAAAACCGCCATGGAAAATTTTTCCAAAGTGAATGATAAACTGGAGGCCCTCAAAGCCGTAACCCATTCAGCAAAAAACCTGAAAGAGATTGAAGCGATCCGGCAGGCCGGCACCACCTATAAAGCAGCCATGTCCGATTTTTTAACCAACTGGACCCGGCGTCAGGAGATCGGTCGTCAGCGTGGGGAAGCCTCTGAAGTGGCCATTGCCGCATGCATTGCCATGGCTGATGCCGGAATGTCCGCAACCAACAGCATTGCCGACGGGGCGGTTGCGTCCCTTGGTAATGCCTCCATGGTTATGACCATCGGTCTGATCGCTGCGCTCATTGTAGGATGTCTGATCGCATTTTTCATCACCCGGGGCATCACGGTACCGGTGAACCGGATCATTGCCGGTCTGAATGAAGGTGCCAACCAGGTGGCGTCTGCATCCACGCAAGTATCGTCATCCAGTCAGTCCATGGCGGAAGGTGCCTCCCAACAGGCGGCATCCATTGAAGAGACGTCATCCTCCATGGAAGAGATGTCATCCATGACTAAAAAGAATTCCGAAAACGCAAGCCATGCAGACCACCTCATGAAAGAAGCAAACCAGGTGGTTAAAACGGCCAATAATTCCATGGACGATTTGAATCTCTCCATGAGTGAGATCTCAAAAGCCAGCGAGGAAACTTCCAAAATCATCAAAACCATTGATGAAATTGCATTCCAGACCAATCTTCTGGCATTGAATGCGGCTGTGGAAGCGGCCCGTGCCGGTGAAGCCGGCGCCGGATTTGCCGTGGTTGCGGATGAGGTCAGAAATCTTGCCATGAGAGCAGCGGAAGCGGCCAAAAATACGGCAACATTAATTGAAGACACCGTAAAAAAGGTCAATCAGGGATCCGAACTGGTCTCTACCACCAATGAGGCCTTTTCAAAAGTGGCCCAAAGCTCTGGTAAAGTCGGGGAAATCGTGACCGAGATATCCGAAGCCTCCAATGAGCAGGCCAACGGCATTGAACAAGTCAATTTGGCGATCACGGAAATGGATAAGGTGGTACAGCAAAATGCCGCCAATGCAGAAGAATCGGCTTCAGCATCAGAGGAAATGAACGCCCAGGCCGAACAGCTTAAGGAGTATGTGGGGGACCTGGTACTCCTGGTCAAGGGCAGCAGCGGCCAAAACGCATCTATAGCCGGACGAACGCATATCAAAGCCATTGCTTCTTCCCCAAACCCCATCCCTGGACCGAGAAAACAAGTGCCGGCCCAAGCATCATTCAAAGAGGTCCGGCCGGATCAGGTGATTCCTCTGGATGACGATGATTTTACTGATTTTTAA
- the amt gene encoding ammonium transporter, which produces MCLESGLTRQKNSINVAIKNLADFVFSVMIFWLVGFGMMFGLSFTGIIGTNNFIPEFGNNFHQVSFFLFQAMFCGTATTIFSGAVAERIKFSSYLTIAILMSAFIYPLFGHWAWNGIDAGVFSGWLGEAGFVDFAGSTVVHSVGGWLALAVLIVIGPRKGRFSPDGKPVEICGSNLPLSVLGTLLLWIGWIGFNGGSTLTMDVRVPRIIVNTMMAAASGSIFSLSIGYMLNRISKISFLINGSLGGLVAITACCHCVSISESVLIGAIAGGVCLVFEEILIYYGIDDAVSAVPVHLGCGIWGTLAAALFGDPEILGTGLGFLPQLMIQVTGIFAAFIVAFLMPYLIIRGINRNFPLRVSPEDEYIGLNISEHGAKTEAADFLRVMELQEKTGDLTLRVPADPFTDTGVIATRYNKMMDALHRIGATFQQLFDGSPQAVVSMDINGCITRANKGFQSLFGYSDAKVVGACNIDLIVPDHLCLESVTLMQAVLSGKSIERETHRKHNTGKLIPVFLIGFPLIVNNAVEGVFYIYQDITDRKAMEDELYHKAFYDSLTGIPNRVLFMERLEHAFKRKQRKEKFNFTVLLIDLDGFKWVNDNLGHQAGDILLRKVAQRFLGCLRSVDTIARLGGDEFAVLLEDITGPKEIAAIAWRLINEAARPFILQGTEAFISASIGVILKASRYTKSDHILRDADIAMYRAKTTGKSRFKVFSKKLHQITHEALKLENDLKKAVERDEFTLFYQPIVCSKTESLQGFEALIRWEHTAKGKVPPSDFIPLAEETGLIVPIGQWVIETACRQLKEWRTRMPGARDLTVSVNISAQQFVHNDLEQIVENALGTNDLPPGCLMVELTESSVIEKPEAMIAHLNRLRKIGIKIAIDDFGTGYFSLAYLKHFPLDCIKIDKSFVDEINTSHENLQIAKAIIILARNLDLKVVAEGIEDHEQLETIRGLDCNFIQGYYFSKPLSARDAEGWMQREETVYA; this is translated from the coding sequence ATGTGCCTTGAATCCGGGCTTACCCGCCAGAAGAACAGCATCAATGTCGCCATCAAGAATCTGGCCGATTTTGTGTTTTCCGTTATGATTTTCTGGCTGGTCGGCTTCGGTATGATGTTCGGCCTTTCCTTTACCGGCATAATCGGCACCAACAACTTCATACCCGAATTCGGCAACAACTTCCACCAAGTCTCCTTTTTTTTGTTTCAAGCAATGTTCTGCGGTACAGCCACCACTATTTTTTCCGGTGCAGTGGCCGAACGGATTAAGTTTTCCTCTTACCTGACCATTGCTATATTGATGTCCGCCTTTATTTATCCCCTATTCGGTCATTGGGCCTGGAACGGTATAGACGCGGGTGTCTTTTCCGGATGGCTGGGGGAAGCCGGTTTTGTTGATTTTGCCGGTTCAACCGTGGTACACAGTGTCGGGGGGTGGTTGGCACTGGCTGTCCTCATTGTCATCGGCCCAAGAAAAGGCCGGTTTTCACCAGATGGGAAGCCGGTAGAAATATGCGGAAGCAATCTGCCCCTTTCAGTCCTCGGCACACTTCTTCTCTGGATCGGCTGGATCGGGTTCAACGGCGGTTCCACTTTGACAATGGATGTCCGGGTTCCGAGAATTATCGTTAATACAATGATGGCGGCTGCCTCAGGATCGATATTTTCCCTCTCGATCGGCTACATGTTGAACCGGATCTCCAAGATTTCCTTTCTAATCAACGGGTCCTTAGGGGGGCTTGTTGCCATCACTGCCTGCTGCCATTGTGTCAGTATCTCGGAATCGGTACTGATCGGGGCCATTGCCGGCGGGGTCTGTCTGGTTTTTGAAGAAATCCTTATTTATTACGGCATTGATGACGCCGTTAGCGCTGTCCCGGTCCATCTAGGCTGCGGTATCTGGGGGACCCTGGCCGCGGCATTGTTTGGAGACCCTGAAATCCTCGGCACCGGCCTTGGGTTTCTTCCGCAATTAATGATCCAGGTGACCGGAATTTTTGCAGCTTTTATTGTGGCTTTTCTCATGCCGTATCTCATTATTAGGGGGATAAACCGAAATTTCCCGCTCCGGGTCTCTCCCGAGGACGAATACATCGGCTTGAATATTTCCGAGCACGGCGCAAAAACAGAGGCTGCGGATTTTCTCAGGGTCATGGAACTCCAGGAAAAAACAGGAGATCTTACGCTGCGGGTGCCGGCGGACCCCTTCACGGATACCGGGGTTATCGCTACACGCTATAATAAGATGATGGATGCCCTTCACCGGATCGGCGCCACCTTTCAACAGCTGTTCGACGGCTCCCCCCAGGCTGTGGTGTCAATGGATATTAACGGATGTATCACCAGGGCCAACAAAGGGTTTCAATCATTGTTCGGGTATTCTGACGCAAAAGTGGTGGGAGCCTGTAATATCGACCTCATTGTACCAGACCACCTCTGCCTTGAAAGCGTTACCCTAATGCAGGCCGTTCTCAGCGGTAAAAGCATTGAAAGGGAGACACACAGAAAGCACAATACCGGAAAATTGATACCGGTTTTCCTGATTGGGTTTCCCTTGATTGTCAATAATGCGGTTGAAGGTGTTTTCTATATCTATCAGGATATTACCGATCGCAAGGCCATGGAGGACGAGCTTTACCACAAAGCGTTTTATGACAGCCTGACCGGTATCCCCAACCGGGTACTTTTCATGGAACGACTGGAACATGCCTTTAAAAGAAAGCAGCGAAAGGAAAAATTCAACTTTACCGTTTTGCTGATCGACCTGGACGGCTTTAAATGGGTGAACGATAATCTGGGCCACCAAGCCGGTGATATCCTTCTCAGGAAAGTCGCCCAACGATTCCTCGGCTGCCTCCGCTCCGTCGATACCATTGCGCGCCTCGGCGGGGATGAATTTGCCGTTCTATTAGAAGACATCACAGGCCCTAAAGAGATTGCCGCCATTGCTTGGCGGCTCATAAATGAGGCGGCACGACCATTCATTCTTCAGGGCACCGAGGCCTTTATCAGCGCCAGTATCGGCGTCATTCTCAAGGCATCCCGCTACACCAAGTCCGATCATATTCTCAGGGATGCCGACATTGCCATGTACCGGGCAAAAACCACCGGTAAGTCACGGTTCAAGGTTTTCAGTAAGAAACTGCACCAGATAACCCATGAGGCCCTGAAACTTGAGAATGACCTGAAAAAAGCAGTTGAACGAGATGAGTTTACCCTCTTTTATCAGCCCATTGTATGTTCCAAAACCGAATCCCTGCAAGGTTTCGAAGCCCTGATCAGGTGGGAGCACACTGCAAAAGGAAAGGTGCCTCCCAGTGATTTTATTCCGCTTGCCGAAGAGACCGGACTGATCGTTCCCATTGGCCAATGGGTAATTGAAACCGCCTGCCGTCAGCTGAAAGAGTGGCGGACCCGTATGCCCGGGGCCCGGGATTTGACCGTGAGTGTAAATATATCCGCCCAACAGTTTGTCCACAACGATCTTGAGCAGATCGTTGAAAATGCCCTCGGGACAAATGACCTTCCTCCCGGCTGCCTGATGGTGGAACTGACTGAAAGCAGTGTTATTGAAAAGCCCGAAGCCATGATCGCCCATCTTAACCGGCTCAGGAAGATAGGAATTAAAATTGCCATTGATGATTTCGGAACCGGGTATTTTTCTTTGGCCTATTTGAAACACTTCCCCCTGGACTGTATCAAAATCGACAAGAGTTTTGTGGATGAAATAAATACCAGTCATGAGAATCTGCAAATTGCTAAAGCCATTATCATTCTGGCCCGGAACCTGGATCTTAAAGTAGTGGCCGAAGGCATTGAAGACCATGAGCAACTCGAAACCATCCGCGGCTTAGATTGCAATTTTATCCAAGGATATTATTTTTCAAAACCCTTGTCTGCCCGGGATGCGGAAGGCTGGATGCAAAGGGAGGAGACCGTTTACGCTTAA